From a single Melospiza georgiana isolate bMelGeo1 chromosome 5, bMelGeo1.pri, whole genome shotgun sequence genomic region:
- the LOC131083821 gene encoding alcohol dehydrogenase class-3 has product MASGVIKCKAAVAWEAGKPLSIEEVEVAPPKAHEVRIKIVATAVCHTDAYTLSGADPEGCFPVILGHEGAGIVESVGEGVTKVKKGDTVIPLYIPQCGECKFCKNPKTNLCQKIRVTQGKGVMPDGTSRFTCKGKQIFHFMGTSTFSEYTVVADISVAKIDAAAPLDKVCLLGCGISTGYGAAVNTAKVEPGSTCAVFGLGGVGLAVIMGCKVAGASRIIGVDINKDKYAKAKEFGATECISPQDSKKPIQEVLVEMTDGGVDYSFECIGNVGVMRAALEACHKGWGLSVIVGVAAAGQEISTRPFQLVTGRTWKGTAFGGWKSVDSVPKLVTEYMSKKIKVDEFVTHTLPFDKINEAFELMHSGKSIRTVLKF; this is encoded by the exons ATAGTTGCCACTGCTGTCTGTCACACTGATGCCTATACTCTGAGTGGTGCTGATCCTGAAGGATGTTTCCCTGTGATCCTGGGACATGAAGGAGCAGGAATTGTAGAGAGTGTTGGGGAAGGAGTAACAAAAGTAAAGAAGG ggGACACTGTTATCCCTCTATACATCCCTCAGTGTGGAGAGTGCAAGTTCTGTAAGAATCCTAAAACAAACCTGTGCCAGAAGATAAG AGTCACTCAAGGGAAAGGAGTCATGCCTGATGGTACCAGCAGATTCACCTGCAAGGGAAAGCAGATTTTCCACTTCATGGGGACCAGCACCTTCTCTGAGTACACCGTGGTGGCTGACATCTCAGTAGCCAAGATAgatgctgcagcacctctggaTAAAGTgtgcctgctgggctgtggcatCTCCACGGGCTATGGGGCTGCTGTCAACACTGCTAAG GTGGAGCCTGGCTCTACATGTGCCGTGTTTGGTTTGGGAGGCGTCGGGCTGGCGGTTATTATGGGCTGTAAAGTAGCAGGAGCATCCCGGATCATTGGCGTTGACATTAACAAGGATAAGTATGCCAAAGCCAAAGAGTTTGGAGCTACTGAGTGCATCAGCCCCCAAGACTCCAAGAAGCCCATCCAGGAGGTTCTGGTTGAGATGACTGATGGTGGTGTGGATTACTCATTCGAGTGCATTGGAAACGTCGGAGTCATG AGGGCTGCCCTGGAAGCCTGCCACAAAGGCTGGGGACTCAGTGTGATAGTCggagtggctgctgctggccaggagaTCTCCACACGGCCATTCCAGCTCGTAACTGGGCGGACGTGGAAAGGGACTGCATTTGGAG gcTGGAAGAGTGTAGACAGTGTTCCTAAACTGGTGACTGAATATATGTCCAAAAAGATCAAGGTTGATGAATTTGTGACTCACACGCTGCCTTTTGACAAAATCAATGAGGCTTTTGAGCTGATGCATTCAGGAAAAAG cattCGAACTGTCCTGAAATTTTAG